The genome window CCGATACGATTTTCATAACGGGTCGGATTTCGAAGATCCATTTTTGGCGGAGGTTACAGAGTGCGCCTCGCGTCTTTAATAACTATGGTGAAAGCTAAATTCGTCTCGGTATCCAACTATCTCGGTTGGTGAGAAAGGTATTACTTGTCTATGTTGACAGCTCCTAAATATGAGCAAGTTAAACCAGCATATGCTACAATTCGCTAAGTTTAGACACACCAACACATTGCAATTGTAACCAAACTATTCAGAGTACAAATCACAAGTTTCAACAACAAATCTACTCTACAGAAAGCTATATTACCTCAAATTTCAACTTTAACCCGGTCGATGAACTGATACTTGTTGAAACTTGTACTCAAATTTAACAAAGCTACAAGTTTCAACAGCAAATCTACTCTACACAAAGCTACACTACCTCGATTACGTCAATGTAGTAGGAGAACTGCGCGATGCGGCGGCGGGTATTAGGCATTTCTCCCGATTGAAACTCCATGTCATCGGGTATCAACTAAAAGGAGGAACATATCTGTGTTAGAAAAATCTTATAAGCAGAATAGATGTTTTATTACTTATAATTTTGATCTAGTTTACTATTCACAATCACAAAATACGGAAAAATTACAGGAATTGTCATTTTGACTACACGTTTTTACTTCAATACCTATTTGACCAAATCTCTAAAAGCATAATCATTTGATTGACCGTTACAACTACAACTGATTACATAAAAGTACCTGGTATACGGAAATAGAAAACACCATAGGGTACAGGCACCAGTGTTGGGCTTGATTCTTAAATTCGCCATTGGCGCTTTTTTAACCTGATTAATGTGGAAAAACTGTTGGCAATCAAGAACAATCGAACACCGATTAATCATTCATATATGTTTATCAACATGAAATGGGATCAAAGTAAACAGATCCTTGTCTGCAGAGAAATGTCTAAGTAGACAATTATACTCATGAAATTGACCCGCGAAATTTTACAATTTCGAGCCTATTTATAGTATGTGAACCGGCGCGAACAAGGAGATTACACCAAGTCATTTAGTGTAACAGAAACCGTGAACAGCCATCGATTACATGCTATCCGTTTGATTTTATCAAGTTTGACTTTTGGTTTCTGCCTTGTGACCAGTTTTGTAAATAATTATACCTAATCTAAATCTGTCTAATCCtaatacatatatacataaattAAATAAACCTGAGtttactttataatttaacaaaaaCATCTTCCCTAAAACCAGTATAGAAAAGTTCAAGGTCTTTCGTTATTATTTGTGAACGTAATGAATCACCATATAATATATCACCAATAAGCACTCATATAATGGAAAGAGTAACTCTTCTTTTACCCTTGTCAACTTTTATGTACCTACTTTACAACAAGATAAAACCATTAACCGAATAACTGATAAAACCAAACCATATAAAAAACTAGTGGGTCGGTTAATTGTTTTTCTGAAAACCGAAAGCAACGGATCGATTATGGTTATCAATGTTTCCATACCCACTATAACTGAACCAACTGTAAGAGGTTGAATGTAATCGCTTGCCTATTCTCTGTATAAACATTACAATATATACTAGAGTACAATCTCCTATTCTAGGTAACAAATATTCACAATGAATGTACATAATAACCGATCCTAAATCATAGGCTAAGatacccccgcagtcgaagcagGAGGTTTACGGATGCTGAGACTGGATCAAAAATCTTCAAATAGATTATGAGGGAGGCCTTTGGTGAAGATATCGGCTATCTGATGGCGAGATGAGACATGATGCACATGAACTAAACCACGTTGAACCTGTTCACGAACAAAGTGAATATCCAATTCGATGTGCTTGGTGCGTTGATGTTGAACTGGATTGCCTGACAGATAAACAGCACTGACGTTGTCACAGTAGATAAGGGTGGCTTTCGTAGGCGGGTGAAGGAGCTCGAGATGCAAGTTGCGAAGCCAACATATTACGGAAACGACATTAGCAACCCCCCGATATTCAGCTTCAGCACTTGACCGAGAGACCGTAGGTTGACGTTTAGAGGACCAAGAGAGAAGAGTGGGTCCAAAATAAACGCAATATCCGGAGGTTGAGCAGCGTGTGTTAGGGCAGCCAGCCCAATCAGCGTCTGTGTAAGCAGTCATAGTCACGGAAGAAGATGGTTCAAGTGTGAGGCCATATGATGTCGTGCCCTGTAAGTATCGAATGATTCCTTTGAGAGCCTGCCAGTGAGAGTTCATTGGCGCATGCATGTGCATACAAATCTGCTGGACTGCGTAGCTCAGATCAGGTCTGGTGAAAGTGAGGTACTGAAGAGCACCTGCCAAGCTACCGAGATCTTTCATAGCGAATTCACTAGCGAGACTAGCCATGAGTTGTTGACGAAGTTGAGCCGAAGAAGTAACAAGTAGTATATCATCAACATAAGGAAGAAGGTAGGCAGTGTGTTGCTTATGGTGTAAAATGAAGAGAGAATTGTCACTTTTGCTCTGAATAAAACCCATGCGTAGGACATAGTCTGTAAACCGCTAGTACCATGCTCTAGGTGCCTGTTTTAAACCGTATAAGGACTTCTTGAGGCGACAAGCATGATTCGGAAATTGCTTGTTGCGAAATCCCATGGGTTGATACATGTAAACCATTTCATTGAGGGTGTCGTGTAGGAAGGCATTGGTGACATCAAGTTGATGAACTCGCCATGCCTTGGTGAGAGCAATAGTGAGCATTGTGCGGATTGTAGCAGGCTTTACCACGGGGCTAAAAGTTTCACCACAATCGATCCCTACCTGTTGTAACCTGCCTTCAAAAACTAACCGAGCCTTGTATCGTTCTAAAGAACCATCAGAATTAAATTTGTGTTTAAATAACCACATACTATGGATTACATTCATCTGCGGGTGTCTAGGAACAAGTTCCTAAGTCTCATTTTGAATAAGAGCATTATATTCAGTTGTTATGGCGTTATACCATTCTGGTGAGGACAAGGCAAAGGTTGGGTTTTTGGGAATGGGTACAATGGTAGTGGTGTGAAGGTCAAAGTGTTGCCTTGGTTTATGAATGCCATCCATGGCCTGAGTGCGCATGGAGCGTGTTGGAAGGGCATGGGGTTGGCTGTGGTGTGGAGACGGTGGGGCTGGTGGAGTGGACGGTGGTGTAGGGGTAGGCACCATAGGTGTGGGAGGAGGTGAAGGTAGGGTTTGTTGGGTCAAAGGAGAGGGGGTGAAGAAGTTGGACCTGAAGAAAGTGGGCCGGCAGTTGAAGTTGGGGAGGTTGGCGGTTCGAAGGGGGCTGTGGGCGGGGATGTTGTTTGGTGGGTATTCGGTTGGGAGACAGGGGTGGTGGATATGTGAGACCAAACATTTGGGCGAAGGGGGCGGAGAGGAAATCATATTTGGGGGGTGTGGAGAAAACCTGTAGAAAGGGAAAGATGGTTTCGTCAAAGATAACATGATGAGATATGGTGATTTGATCGGTGTGGAGATTGTAACATTTATACCCCAAGTGTTGCATGGGGTATCCGAGAAATACGCTGGGGTGCGACTGGGGTTCAAGCTTGTGAGTGGTGGTGGATGGGATAAGGGGGTAGCAAATAGAGCCGAAGACCCGAAGATGTTCGTATGAGGGAGTGGAACCGTATAAAATTTTGGTGGGAGTAAGGTTGTTGCGAGTTTTAGCGGGTATGATATTATGTAAGTATGTGGCCATGtcaagagcatgatgccaaaaggaGGGTGGGAGGTGAGCGTGAGTAAGTAAGGTGCAGATGATGTTGTTGATAGAGCAGATTTTTCGTTCCGCCTTACCATTTTGGGATGATGTGTGAGGACAAGAGAGACGAAACAACATTCCATTTTTGCACAATATTGTTTAAAATTGTGGTTAATATATTCGGTACCATTATCACACTGAAATGTTTTAATTGGGCGTTCAAATTAGGTGGTAATTTGGGTGGCAAAGGTTGAGAAAATAGAGTATACTTGGTACTTATTTGAGATCGGGTAGGTCCAAAAAAATTAGTATAATCATCTAAAAATAGTATATAATATCTGTGACCGCTAGTGCTTAACAATGGCGATGTTCAGAGAATACTATGTACAATATCAAATGGTGCAACAGTATGAGATGTATAAGATGTAAAAGGTAAACGAACACTTTTTCCCAAAACACATGAATGGCAAATTGTTTTATTAGCTGGTTtatcaaaaaaaaatcaaactagAATTTTTCAAAGAACTTAAAAGACTAGATCCTGGATGGCCTAGGAGTTGGTGCCATAAGCATTGAGTGAGGGCAGCAAAGGTGCTTGGTGTGGTCCGTTCCGAAGCAGGAGGCGGCAGAAGTGGGTACAAGTCACTGTTGTTGTTGCACCGGAGGATAGGGACCCGggtcttgagatccttcacaagaaaaccaaatgggtcaaattctATAGAAAGAGAGTTGTTGGTGCATAGCTAATGAACGGAGATTAGGTTTTTGATAAGTTTTGGTGAATAAAGAACATTATTTAGTTTAAAAGGTGGGTAGGGTGTTGGTAAGGTAAGGTTTCATTGGCCTGTGACTGAGATGGTATTTCCGTCACCGACAATGATATATTTATTTTTACTCTTATTTAAATGAGATTGAGATGTACCTGACGATTGCAGATAAAGACCCGTAGTGCCAGTGTCCATCACAGAGTTCCAATCTGGTGGGTTTAAGCTTAACGTGTACATAGCATGTGCGATGTCAGTAAGGGTGTAGGAAGCATTGGCGGCGTTGGGGCGTGGGCCTAAAATTCCCTGACCCAAAGTGTTAGAGTTAGGCTGTTGAGTATTCGGGTAGGGGCAAGGGCGAAGCCCAAGTAGGCCACTGTGAGTTTTGTTGATGGGCATTGAGCCATGCTGGTGGGCCGTATGGCTAGGGGAATTGGGCCGAGAATTGTTGAGCATCATTTGGGTTGCGGTTGCGGTTCCAAGAGGGTCTGCCATGATCACGTCCGCGGCCACGAGAGTGACCCCGGTTGTTTCCGGTTTCGGTGCGGTAGTCGGTAGTGTGAGTGGTATTGTTTGGTGAGGAGGGTTGGGAGGCAGCAGGTCGAGAGGTGGTGTGGAGAGCCGAGCCGGTTGAGTTGGCAGAGGTGATGGCTTGATTGGCTTTGCGGGTTTCATTCATGCAATGTTATGAACGGACCTCGTTGAAGGATGGCAGGGGTTTTGTGTTGCCAAGAACAATGGCCACAACTTCATAGGAATCGGTAAAACCGGCCAATGTTTGCAACACAAGAGATTGGTCATCAACAGGGGCTTCAATATTGTTGAGTTGGTCGGCAATTACTTTGAGTTCCTGACAATACGTGGCCatgttagaaaaattttcaaggcGGGTAGAGTTGAACTTTTGTTTCAGATAGAGGGCGCGAACAGCTTTGTTGTCTTGGAACAGGGCCTCGAGGGCAGCCCACGCAACATAGGCAGTGGAGCCTTTCTTCATAATGGGTTTGAACAAGGTCCGAGGAGATGGTGCCATAGATCCATTGAAGGACTATTTCATCCAGCCTCTCCCACGAATCAAGAGCAGTTTTCGGGGTTGATGTTTTCTCAGTGTCGGTGGTTTTGGTGGTATCGGAAGTGGTAGTGGCAGGACGTTCAAGGTGATCGGAAACAAGAAACGCTCGACAGTGGATGCGGAAGAACTCCGACCATGTCGTGGACTGTGCGGAGTCAGATTCAAGGGTGATGGGGATGAATGATTTGATGTTGGTGACAGTAACTGTTGGGTGGAGTTTGGTGTCCATGGGAATTGCAGGGAAGAAGGTTGAAGATGGGGATGTGAGAGGGCAGCAAAGACAGGGGGGTTGATCGCAGGGAATAGGGCGGCAATTTTAGGGTGGAGGCAGGCCTAGGGTTGGCCTGATACCATGTAGGAGGTTGAATGTAACCGCTTGCCTATTCTCTGTATAAACATTACAATATATATTAGAGAAAAATCTCATATTCTAGGTAACAAATATTCACAATGAATGTACATAATAACCGATCCTAAATCATAGGCTAAGACCAACATATAGTAAAATCTTTGTTTGATTTAGGATTTTTCACcatttttgaatatttgaagtTTTTGATTGAACATTTCTAGTATTCACAGGTTATTTCATATctttttggttgaatgtttatttgaatatACAGAATATATCAAATTACCTTGTTTGAATATTTTGTAATAATCGGTAATAATATTATAGATTACGTGTACTTTTTTTAATACTATATAGTAtactaatatataaaaatatacaatgacaatttattccatgttaaaaaaaaattataattgaGTTTTTTTTTAGCTAGGCCTAAGTTCACGGTTAACCATCCATAACCAACCCGTTATAACCTTCAAAACCGATTAACCAAAACCACCTAACCAATCGATTATGGTTATGATATTCCATTAACCAGCATtgtggttatggttatggttttatGCCAAAATCGACTCATACACACTCGTAAGTCCGACCACATATTTGACACAAACCACGATTTTTATGACACTATAAAGGTGTAGGGAATGCAGTTGTGGCAAGCGACATGTTTTGGCAAGTCATGACATCATCGACAACTACATTCCCCATCCTTCAACGAGATGTCAGGGGAATAGTTTAGTGTGAAGTggggggtgcacccgccccctCCCCCTcccccaatgtttcggttagaagtgtaaaatttcatatttttcgtccgcaaattttaaaattatataggatcgtcTCCctaattattttgcctaaatatttatacaatatatcatcatcatcatcatcatcatactcagtaaatcccaccaatagcaaagcaaaggtagggtctaaggagggtaagatgtgacatctgtgcttgtgatatcattgtacaaactctgaacaatccaatattaataaaacaatgcattttgaacccaatgtttgttatttatgtttgacattttgtgctttttgatttttgattgattttgaactctatatcgctttctagagagttatacgcaaactgatgcataaacgtaatcagtttaagacgacaaacactctggaatagcaacataagcttaacataccttaaatacccttcacataacttagaaataagttttaaaggctttggtattgcaaaaacaagtttattcgctcacagggactatttgcgtcaacttgcaaaagtctgccatttcgtaaggcaacgtacagtccgggacttgatcataagctaaaaataccatatataacctaaacatggcttagaaataagctttgataggttcggtgtgcgaaaatatgcttatatgatcttacagggactaaaagtgtcaaaaacgacgtaagtttgcattttcacgcatatcttatgTTCCGACCACATCtagacatccaaaatttttgtacaaactaaaatatttttattttagtgattagcATGCAAAAATACCcctcgtcgcttaatttggttcgtttttcgcatccgtttgagtttcgtcgtaatttaacgaataacgtgaccgtacgaccaaacgagccaacatccgagaGTTCTCCAAGCAtcttttgagtcctctaaactttattgaccttgtagagccttgaaaatggcttaacggaggTCAAAAGGGCCTGAAATGAGCTTAAACCAAGTGCAGGGACCTATGCTGTAAATAATGAAACTGTTGCTGATTTGCTGGATTtgcacgggccgcgtaagccctgtgtaaatcttacgcgggccgcatgagaacgcccagcgacagaaactcATTTTCAGCCAACTGTTTGACAATTCAGGGGCCATTCTTGCAATTTCATTGTGTGATGAGCAAGTTAACACTTCTCCAAGTCATGCTAGCTGTCCCTAAACActtgtatggctaggatttattgcttaatggccaaacaaaccacttgtaattatcctagagcatcaccacaagtataTATAGCTTGGCCAATTCACTTGTTTCTTCACACTTGGTCTAaaattctctaagttggggttttataacttcatacctgagaatttataAGATCAAGTTCAAGCAAGGACCTTTTGTAAGCATTCCTTCATTCTTTTAGTGTTTTCTAGCttagaaagtcaaacagtgtttgactttcagtttgaccagtcaatggtcaacgcaaacttcgtttgaactttgtaacgtgattgtaatcacgatggttataatccttagcgattatacctactgattaccaggttaactaggcgtagtgacgagtcaaagtttcggtcaaaatgcgttttagcacgcattttgcaacgaaactacttttagttatcaaaacactttgttttaataccaaatcagttttctaagtaggttaaacatattttaacatgtttaactcgtcactattagtttagtgcttgtttagggtcgtaagttaagcggtctagaCAACcccttagactttcgaacccgacccgtttggttgatcattaggatccgactaagcttgcttagtgatcatagttgcatagggaatatcctctgaggttataccttatgatcacgtaggattggttagttatttgttaagtagcttgtatgcccataggaaatgaccaaaacgccctttcgAAGCATAAATctgtattttgcctatgtgaacatattttcgacatataatctgatttagtaacatgtttagggataattgggcatgtaagacttggcatagcacatagttaaccatccgaacatagttttacgcaaacgacgcattatagtcggtgttgtaaaaatcgcgactaggcgacgattagtcggcgattaatcgctagtcgtccAGTTACTGAGTAATTTTTCTTAAATAGGTCCATTAAccgactaggtccgactaggcacgactaggtccgactaggccAGCCAAAAGTCGACGATTCCAGCAAAAAACCTatatattccggccaaaacctctaaattccggtcagtttccaaccaaatcatttgaattccaacaattaatcatgtatacttaaataaatgagttgagtaagatttaaaacctagctacttaaaatatttacctataaaaatgtatatatttatacataaaactgaaaattacatataaaaaacccaatccgattaatcctgattaatcccgagtaatcctgagtagtcgctagtccccacttcaccggccgactagcgactagcgagttctccaaccttgattatagtggcttatactaccataatgggtcaaaacgggtcaaaagcacataggtggactttcaaatcagaatgtaaggtctattaaatcataccatatgagttcaaatactcatttgatttatagaacctcattctatcctatctcccgatttaggattcgtttattaacatagttacctatattaggttcCGTTTGAATTCGTGATCCTTGGAGCCTTATtgggtcttattctcaagactattaggcaatcccaagtgagtacatagttcccctcttttaccgttttcaaatactttggggtgatacacatgtacatacgtgttactttcgtgcatttcatgcttttatgacataaacatgctagtttcatctagtacatatctagtacatgatatcaattatgttttgctatgtatgttaagcatgctagcatattgatttattacacatttgttgcatatgtttactttgcatatgtacacattgttttacatgacatttctacTATGTAAGTTTACTGATCATGCTAGctcattgttttacatgaacatttctactaggcatgtttacttagcatacctagtacatggtttttatagcatgcttacattggttatgatatttggtgtgtttaatcgggacaatacattcattaacattgatcacgccgctcggtagtatgtaatggtaccataggaattgacaactcccgtttccgacttcctaggtttgtttggaagttgggaatgacagaatccgatatacataacttagacgaacctttaatttgtttaagggtttgtcgccacagtcgcaaggcttgaatgtatgcgattaacattactgcataaatgtttgtaatcataaagcattgttttctgcaaaacataacatttgatttaaacttaggtttattcagaCACTTCGTTTTGTACATTTTCCTATGGGGTTCAGTAAttactagttattcaccatacatgataCAGTTTTCACATTGACATTATCATATAGTTTGAGTAGATACTTTCTACTTGCTATACatttcatttggttatacatgatacatttcacacatgacattgaacatggtttactcataaacattttgacattgaacaagacattttggttgattattgataagtgacttatgtaacggggctatgtgttatatgataaaagcatggtggatacgccgacggtacttcctatatagaagtgcttttattgtattatacattgttgcgttatctaaaccacttggacaaagacatgaaacattttatacaagaacatgacattgttttacaaattacatattttatacaaattcacttttacttggttattcatttaaccatgcattgtcctttcatcatcattgattttcatatcgatttttatatgatttcataaaggaaaacattttacaaggttcatgactaacttttgtaaaacacttcttttaaactacaagtcatgaaccctgcataaacaaaacctatgtatctcacaggcatttttatgctgacatacctatttttacatgtgtttcaggtgctaatgcatgatgatgtttgtgcttcatttaggcggactcgggccttagtgacttaaagaTTGTCaattatgttattttagtttgaactcaaagacaatgtaaactttaatctcaataatacataactttaattaccatggttgttgaaacaataattctgttgcatcACTCCCTGGCATTTCCGTCGCGGTTTTGTTGTTTTGACGcgaccggggtgtgacagaagagttggtatcagagccaatggttatatggagttaggttattagtaatgctttaacctagactataactttctaggaccctaacacaagtttacttgtgtttagatcttaaaacaatacacatcacctatccttag of Helianthus annuus cultivar XRQ/B chromosome 1, HanXRQr2.0-SUNRISE, whole genome shotgun sequence contains these proteins:
- the LOC110927755 gene encoding uncharacterized protein LOC110927755: MDTKLHPTVTVTNIKSFIPITLESDSAQSTTWSEFFRIHCRAFLVSDHLERPATTTSDTTKTTDTEKTSTPKTALDSWERLDEIVLQWIYGTISSDLVQTHYEERLHCLCCVGCPRGPELKVIADQLNNIEAPVDDQSLVLQTLAGFTDSYEVVAIVLGNTKPLPSFNEVRS